In Longimicrobium sp., the DNA window TGCTCGGCCAGGCGCTTGATCATGGCGGTGACGGCGGCCGAGGTGAGCCCCAGCCGCTCGGCGATGCGCGAGGTGGAGACGGGCGACTCCTGCTGCTGGAGCGTCCAGACGGCCTTCAGGTAGTCTTCGACGACGGGCGTGTACATGGGGCGGCCTCTCTGGGGCTCTGCGGGCGTCTCGTGCGTCACGCGGGGGATGGGTCCAACTCTCGGGGCGCGCGGGGCGCGTGTCAAGCGCGGTGTGCCGCGGCGGCGCGGGGGACCGGGCGGCCAATTCCCTTGCGCGCCGGCTCCCGGCCCGGCATGTTGCCGTTCACCCCCCGCCGCGGCCCGGCGCGCCGGCCGCTCTTCGTTCCGACCCGACCCGACGGCTCCCGACCCGCGATGGGCCCCGATCCCGCCGAGATCCTCCGCGACCCCGCGCGCCTGGCCGCGCTGGCCGAGACCGGGCTCCCCGACTCGCCGCCGGAGGAGGCGTTCGACCGGCTGACGCGCCTGGCCGTGCGGCTGCTGGGGGCGCGGGTGTCGACGCTGTCGCTGGTGGACGGCGAGCGGCAGTTCTTCAAGAGCGCCGCGGGGCTCCCCCCGGAGCTCGCCGGGACGCGCCAGACGCCGCTCAGCCACTCGCTCTGCGCGCACGTGGTGCGGGCCGGCTCGCCGGTGGTGATCCCCGACGCCACGCGCGACGACCGGGTGCGGCACAACCCGATGGTGACCGGGCACGGGGTGCGCGCCTACGCGGGGGTGCCGGTGGCCACCCGCGACGGGCACGTGCTGGGGAGCTTCTGCGTGATCGACGTGCGGCCGCGCGACTGGGGCGAGGCCGAGCTGGCGGCGCTCGCCGACCTGGCGGCGATCGCCACGGACGAGGTGGAGGCGCGCCGCGCGCAGCTGCTCAGGGAGCGGGCCGCGCGGGTGGTGCGCGAGGCCGAGGCGTGGTTCCGCTCGCTGGTGGAGCAGTCGATCGCGGGGATCTACGTGTACGGGGAGGGCGGCTTCCGCTACGTGAACCCCCGCTTCGCGCAGATCTTCGGGAGGGTGCCGGCCGACTTCGCCGACCCCGGCGTCATCGAGCGCATCGTCCACCCCGAAGACCTGCCGCGGGTGCGCGAGAACATCCGGCTGCGCTTCTCGGGCGAGATCCCCACCATCCGCTACGCGCTCAGGGGCCTGCGCTCCGACGGCGAGGTGATCTACCTGGAGGTGCACGGAAGCCGCGCCGAGCTGGAGGGCCGCCCGGTGCTGATCGGGGTGATGATCGACGTGACCGAGCGGGTGCGGGCCGAGCAGGAGCGCGTGGCCGCCGAGGCGTCGCGCGACCGCTTCTACGCCATGGTGAGCCACGAGCTGCGCACGCCGATCAGCACCATCATGCTCTACAACGACCTGCTGCTCTCGGGCGTGTACGACCCCGTGACCGAGGCGCAGCGCGAGGCGGTGGAGCGCTCGCAGGGCTCTGCCCGGCACCTGCTGGAGCTGATCAACGACCTGCTCGACCTCTCCAAGCTGGAGGCGGGGCGGATGGACGCCCGCACCGAGGAGGTGGAGGTGGCGTCGCTGGTGGACGCGGTGCACGCGGACCTCCTGCCGATGGCGCGCGAGCACGGCTGCGAGCTGGTGCTGGAGGTGCGCGAGCGGCCGCTGCCGGTGCTGGGCGACGCGCGCCGCATCCGGCAGATCCTGCTCAACCTGCTGTCGAACGCCATCAAGTTCGGCTCGGGGCGCCCGATCGAGGTGCGCTGCGGCTCCGACGGCGCCGGGGTGTCGATCGAGGTGAGCGACCACGGCCCCGGGATCGCGCCGGGCGACCTGCCGCGCATCTGGGAGGACTTCGTGCAGCTGGGCGACGGGGAGGGGCGCGGCACCGGGCTGGGGCTGCCGATCGCCCGCCGGCTGGCGGAGCTGCTGGGCGGCAGGCTGGAGGTGTTCTCCACGCCGGGCGCGGGGAGCACGTTCCGCTTCTTCCTCCCCCACGTCTCGTCGCTGGCCGTGGGAAACTGAAACGGCTGGTCTCTCACAGAGGACTCGGAGAGCTTCTTCCGATCCGCTGTTCCTCCGTGTCCTCTGTGCCCTCTGTGAGGTTCAGGCAGTTTCCAGAAATCTCACGCAGAGGAGCAGAGTCAGGAGAGAACGGCGAAACACCCTCTGCTGACTCTGCTCCTCTGCGTGAGACATTCAGGATCTCGATCTCCCGACAAAGCCCGACGAACCGATACGACGGCTCCCGGTCTCCTCTTTCCGCTCTCCTGTATTCGGCTTATATTCGGTTAAAGGCGAGCGCGGTGGATGGGATTCCGCCGCGCTGCGTGCGCTTCGCCGGGCGGGCTCGCGGAGTTACTTTAGAGGCCGAGCCGGACCCCGCACGCAGCACGACCGGATGAATCCCCACGCCCTGGCAGTCCTGGAGTACCGCGACGCGCTCGACCTGGTCGCCCGCCACGCCTCGTCGGCGCTGGGGGCCGAGGCGGTGCGCGCCCTGGAGCCGTCGGCCGACCCGGGCTGGATCGAGCCCGAGCTGACCCGCGTCGAGGAGATGCGCGCCTTCCTGGGCGGCGACTCCGGGTGGGCGCTCCCCGCCATCCCCGACGTGCGCGAGCCCCTGCGCAGGCTGCGCGTGGAGGGGAGCGTGCTCGACGCGCCGCAGCTGCGCGCCATCGCCACGCTGCTGGCCTCGTCGCGCGCCACGCGCCGCGCCTTCGCCGGCGAGGCGGAAGCCGCGCCGCTCCTGGCGCTGCTCACCGGCGGGCTGCTGGAGGCGGAGAAGGAGGAGGCGGCGATCGGCCGCGCGGTCGACGAGGCCGGGGCGGTGCGCGACGACGCCTCGCCCGCGCTCCACAAGCTGCGGCGGGAGATCAAGGGGGCGCGCGCCCGGCTGGTGGAGCGGCTGGCGGCGTACATGCAGACCCTGCCGGCGCACTACCAGGTGCCCGACGCCTCGGTGACGGTGCGCGAGGGGCGCTACGTGATCCCCGTGCGGCGCGAGGGGCGCGGCGAGGTGGGCGGGATCGTCCACGACGAGTCGGCCACGGGGGCCACGCTCTTCGTGGAGCCGCCGCTGGCGGTGGAGCTGATGAACCGCCTGCGCGAGCTGGAGGCCGAGGAGGCGCGCGAGGTCCTGCGCATCCTGCGCGAGCTCACCGGCCGGCTCCGCCCCCTGCAACCCGAGCTGGTGGCCTCGCTGGAGGCGCTGGTGGCGCTCGACTCGGTGTACGCGCGCGCCCGCTACGCCCTGCGCGTGGACGGCCGCCGGCCGGCGCTCCTGCCGCCGGGGACGGAGGAGTACGAGGTGGTGCACGGGCGCCACCCGCTCCTGCTGGCGAAGTCGAGGGACGTGGTGCCGTTCGACCTGCGCATGGACCCGGGCGAGCGCACGCTGCTGATCTCGGGCCCCAACACGGGCGGCAAGACGGTGCTGCTCAAGGCGATCGGGCTGATCTCGCTGCTGGCGCAGAGCGGCGTGGTCCCGCCGGTGGAGGTGGGGACGCGGCTCCCCGTCTTCCGCGCCGTGTTCGCCGACATCGGCGACGAGCAGTCGATCGAGGCGTCGCTCTCCACCTTCAGCGCGCACCTGAAGAACCTGGGCGAGGCGCTGGAGGGGGCCGACTGGGAGTCGCTGGTGCTCACCGACGAGGCGGGGAGCGGCACCGATCCCGTCGAGGGCGGAGCGCTGGCGGCGGCGGTGCTGGTGGAGCTCACGCGGCGCTCCTGCTTCACGGTGGCCACCACGCACCTGGGACAGCTCAAGCTGCTGGCCACGCGGGAGCGGGGGATCGTGAACGCGTCGCTCCAGTTCGACGCCGAGCGGCTGCAGCCCACCTACCGCCTGGTGAAGGGCGTCCCCGGGCGCTCGTACGGCCTGGCCATCGCCCGGCGGCTGGGGCTGCCGCAGGGGGTGCTGGACACGGCGGAGGCGGCGCTCCCGCAGGGCGAGCGCGACGTCGCGCGGCTGCTGCTGGAGCTGGAGGCCAAGGAGCAGCGCCTGGACGAGCAGACCGCGCGCGCCGACCGGCTCCTGGCCGAGACGGAAGCGCTGCGCGAGGAGCTCGAGGAGCGCGAGCGCTCGCTGGTGGTGCGCGAGAAGGACGCGGAGCGCCGGGCGCGGCAGCAGGCGCGCGACCTCCTCCTCCAGTCGCGCGCCGAGGTGGAGCAGGCGATCCAGGAGCTGCGCGCGGCGGCCGAGCAGGCCAGCCTGGACGAGGCGGCGAAGGCGGCGCGGCGGCGGGTGGAGGAGGCGGCCCGGCGGCAGAAGGAGAAGGCGCCCGCGGAGCGGCGGCAGCCGCCGGGGAAGCCGGCGGAGCGCAGGCCCGAGAAGGCGGCGGCCGAGCTGGCGCCGGGCCTCCGGGTGCGGATCGAGTCGCTGGGGCGCACGGGGACGGTGGTGGAGCTGCGCGACGGGAAGGCGATGGTGGAGGCGGGCTCCATGCGCCTGTGGCTCCCGCGCGAGGACCTGACGGTGCTCCCGCCGGGCGACCAGAAGGCGGAGCGGCAGAGGCCGGCGGGCGGCTGGTTCGTGCACGACGTGGATGCGCGCCCCGAGGTGGACCTGCGCGGGATGCGGGTGGACGAGGTGGAGACGGTGCTGGGGCGCGCCATCGACGACGCGATCCTGGCGGGGCTGCCGAGCTTCCGCATCATCCACGGCAAGGGGACGGGGGCGCTCCGGGCCCACGTGCGCGAGCTGCTGGAGCGCGACCGCCGCATCCGCGTGCAGCGGCCGGGGGAGATGTACGAGGGGGGGACGGGGGTGACGGTGATCGAGTTCGCGTGAGGGCGGGTGCGGCGCAGCCGCGGGGGGCCCTCACCCGCCGCCTTGGAGCGGCAACCCTCTCCCAACTTCGGGAGAGGGTGAACTTGACGGGCGGAGCAGGACAGGCGTCCGTAGGGGCGAAGCCTGCCTCGACCGGCGGATGCCAGCCCATGCGCGGGGGGCGGCCACCTGTGCCGAGGGCTACCTGTCTTCGGACTCGCAGGTTCGCCCCTACGGAACTCATCGCCGCGACAGAACCCGCGTGAGGGATGCGCGCCCGGAGGGCCGGGACGCCGCCGCCACAGGGGTATCGTGGCGGCGGTGGCCCGGCGCGGTTGGGCACAGTCGTACCGTGCCCTACCGCGCGCGCAGCCCGGCCCGGAGCGCAGCGGAGGGACACGCCCAAACGGCAGTGCGGAAGTGCGTGAGTGCGAAAGTGCGAAAGTCCTGGATCGGTGTGGATTCGATGAGGTGAGATGAAGGCGATGGCTGTCCCCTGTTCCCTGTGCCCTGTCCCCTAGCATGCCGATCCCGGACCACCTGGTCGAGGAGATCCGCGCGCGGGCGGACCTCGTGGAGATCGTCTCGGAGCACACGCGGCTCAAGCGCTCCGGGCGGACCTTCCGGGGCCCTTGCCCGCTGCACGGGGGCGAGGGGCCCAACTTCTCGGTGGACCCCGCCAAGGGCTTCTACAAGTGCTTCGTCTGCGGGGAGGGCGGCACCGCCTACACCTTCCTGATGAAGCACCTGGGGATGACCTACCCCGAGGCGATCCGCGCGGTGGCCGCCCGCGTCGGGATCGCCGTCCCCGACGAGCGCGAGGAGCGGCGCGAGGAGGACCCCAACCGCCCCCTCTACGAGGTCAACGCCTTCGCCCGCGACTGGTTCCGCCGGCAGCTCTGGGAGGGCGACGGCGGGAAGGAGGCGCGCGCCTACCTGGAGCGGCGCGGGATCAGCCGCGAGGCGGCGGAGCGCTTCGGGCTGGGATGGGCGCCCGAGGAGTGGACGGCGTTCGGCGACGCGGCCCGCAAGCACGGCATCCGCAACGAGATGCTGCTGGACCTGGGGCTGCTCAAGCAGTCGAAGTCGGGGAGGGAGCCGTACGACGTGTTCCGCGGCCGGGTGATCTTCCCGATCGAGGACCTG includes these proteins:
- a CDS encoding ATP-binding protein; amino-acid sequence: MGPDPAEILRDPARLAALAETGLPDSPPEEAFDRLTRLAVRLLGARVSTLSLVDGERQFFKSAAGLPPELAGTRQTPLSHSLCAHVVRAGSPVVIPDATRDDRVRHNPMVTGHGVRAYAGVPVATRDGHVLGSFCVIDVRPRDWGEAELAALADLAAIATDEVEARRAQLLRERAARVVREAEAWFRSLVEQSIAGIYVYGEGGFRYVNPRFAQIFGRVPADFADPGVIERIVHPEDLPRVRENIRLRFSGEIPTIRYALRGLRSDGEVIYLEVHGSRAELEGRPVLIGVMIDVTERVRAEQERVAAEASRDRFYAMVSHELRTPISTIMLYNDLLLSGVYDPVTEAQREAVERSQGSARHLLELINDLLDLSKLEAGRMDARTEEVEVASLVDAVHADLLPMAREHGCELVLEVRERPLPVLGDARRIRQILLNLLSNAIKFGSGRPIEVRCGSDGAGVSIEVSDHGPGIAPGDLPRIWEDFVQLGDGEGRGTGLGLPIARRLAELLGGRLEVFSTPGAGSTFRFFLPHVSSLAVGN
- a CDS encoding endonuclease MutS2, which gives rise to MNPHALAVLEYRDALDLVARHASSALGAEAVRALEPSADPGWIEPELTRVEEMRAFLGGDSGWALPAIPDVREPLRRLRVEGSVLDAPQLRAIATLLASSRATRRAFAGEAEAAPLLALLTGGLLEAEKEEAAIGRAVDEAGAVRDDASPALHKLRREIKGARARLVERLAAYMQTLPAHYQVPDASVTVREGRYVIPVRREGRGEVGGIVHDESATGATLFVEPPLAVELMNRLRELEAEEAREVLRILRELTGRLRPLQPELVASLEALVALDSVYARARYALRVDGRRPALLPPGTEEYEVVHGRHPLLLAKSRDVVPFDLRMDPGERTLLISGPNTGGKTVLLKAIGLISLLAQSGVVPPVEVGTRLPVFRAVFADIGDEQSIEASLSTFSAHLKNLGEALEGADWESLVLTDEAGSGTDPVEGGALAAAVLVELTRRSCFTVATTHLGQLKLLATRERGIVNASLQFDAERLQPTYRLVKGVPGRSYGLAIARRLGLPQGVLDTAEAALPQGERDVARLLLELEAKEQRLDEQTARADRLLAETEALREELEERERSLVVREKDAERRARQQARDLLLQSRAEVEQAIQELRAAAEQASLDEAAKAARRRVEEAARRQKEKAPAERRQPPGKPAERRPEKAAAELAPGLRVRIESLGRTGTVVELRDGKAMVEAGSMRLWLPREDLTVLPPGDQKAERQRPAGGWFVHDVDARPEVDLRGMRVDEVETVLGRAIDDAILAGLPSFRIIHGKGTGALRAHVRELLERDRRIRVQRPGEMYEGGTGVTVIEFA